The genome window GTCCATAGGCCCAAACAAGGTGGTTGGAAGACCTTTAATCCTTGAGAGGCCTGTGCTATAGGCTATGATTAAATCTGCTCCACCTATCTCAGCGCACTTAGCTACGAGACCCACACTGCATCCAGCGCCTAGAATCGGCTTACCCAGCTTAACGGTTTTCCACAGCCT of Candidatus Bathyarchaeia archaeon contains these proteins:
- a CDS encoding phosphoenolpyruvate hydrolase family protein — encoded protein: MGRRFSRKEVLERLWKTVKLGKPILGAGCSVGLVAKCAEIGGADLIIAYSTGLSRIKGLPTTLFGPMD